The following coding sequences lie in one Arabidopsis thaliana chromosome 3, partial sequence genomic window:
- the RAD23C gene encoding Rad23 UV excision repair protein family (RADIATION SENSITIVE23C (RAD23C); FUNCTIONS IN: ubiquitin binding, proteasome binding; INVOLVED IN: proteasomal ubiquitin-dependent protein catabolic process, nucleotide-excision repair; LOCATED IN: nucleus; EXPRESSED IN: 22 plant structures; EXPRESSED DURING: 13 growth stages; CONTAINS InterPro DOMAIN/s: Heat shock chaperonin-binding (InterPro:IPR006636), Ubiquitin-associated/translation elongation factor EF1B, N-terminal (InterPro:IPR000449), Ubiquitin-associated/translation elongation factor EF1B, N-terminal, eukaryote (InterPro:IPR015940), UV excision repair protein Rad23 (InterPro:IPR004806), Ubiquitin (InterPro:IPR000626), Ubiquitin supergroup (InterPro:IPR019955), XPC-binding domain (InterPro:IPR015360), UBA-like (InterPro:IPR009060); BEST Arabidopsis thaliana protein match is: Rad23 UV excision repair protein family (TAIR:AT5G38470.1).), with translation MKIFVKTLKGTHFEIEVKPEDSVVDVKKNIESVQGADVYPAAKQMLIHQGKVLKDETTIEENKVAENSFIVIMMNKSKPASAAASSASAGTSQAKSIPPSTSQPSISPQTPASVSAPVAPAPTRPPPPAPTPTPAPVAATETVTTPIPEPVPATISSSTPAPDSAPVGQGDVYGQAASNLAAGSNLESTIQQILDMGGGTWDRETVVLALRAAFNNPERAVEYLYTGIPEQAEVPPVARPPASAGQPANPPAQTQQPAAAPASGPNANPLDLFPQGLPNVGGNPGAGTLDFLRNSQQFQALRAMVQANPQVLQPMLQELGKQNPNLMRLIQDHQADFLRLINEPVEGGGESGNLLGQMAAGMPQPQAIQVTHEEREAIERLEAMGFERALVLEVFFACNKNEELAANYLLDHMHEFEE, from the exons atgaagatattTGTGAAAACTCTCAAGGGGACTCACTTCGAGATCGAAGTAAAACCCGAGGATTCG GTTGTTGATGTGAAGAAGAACATAGAGAGTGTGCAGGGCGCAGATGTGTATCCTGCTGCAAAACAGATGCTTATTCACCAAGGTAAAGTGCTTAAAGATGAGACAACTATTGAGGAAAACAAAGTTGCTGAGAACAGTTTTATTGTCATTATGATGAACAAG AGTAAACCTGCTTCAGCTGCAGCATCTAGTGCATCTGCTGGCACATCGCAG GCCAAGTCGATACCTCCCTCAACATCACAGCCTTCAATTTCCCCTCAGACTCCAGCTTCTGTATCAGC ACCAGTGGCACCTGCACCAACACGTCCACCACCACCTGCACCGACACCGACACCTGCACCTGTAGCTGCAACTGAAACTGTGACTACCCCTATACCTGAACCTGTACCTGCTACTATATCATCAAGCACTCCTGCACCAGACTCAGCTCCTGTGGG TCAAGGTGATGTTTACGGACAAGCAGCATCAAATCTAGCCGCTGGAAGTAATTTAGAGAGTACCATTCAGCAGATTCTTGACATGGGTGGAGGAACCTGGGATCGTGAGACTGTTGTCCTTGCACTTCGTGCTGCATTTAACAACCCTGAAAGAGCTGTGGAATATCTTTATACT GGGATCCCTGAGCAAGCTGAAGTTCCACCAGTTGCCCGTCCTCCAGCTAGTGCCGGACAGCCTGCAAATCCTCCAGCACAGACTCAACAACCTGCAGCAGCACCCGCAAGTGGTCCTAATGCAAATCCGTTAGATCTCTTCCCACAG GGCTTGCCAAATGTTGGAGGAAATCCTGGTGCTGGAACACTTGACTTCTTGCGCAACAGCCAACAG ttCCAAGCTCTGCGAGCAATGGTGCAAGCAAACCCTCAAGTTCTGCAG CCCATGCTTCAGGAACTGGGAAAACAGAACCCAAACTTGATGCGGTTGATTCAAGACCACCAAGCTGACTTCTTACGCTTAATCAATGAACCCGTTGAAGGAGGGGGAGAAAG TGGCAACCTCCTTGGCCAAATGGCGGCGGGAATGCCACAGCCACAGGCGATTCAAGTCACACATGAGGAACGTGAAGCCATTGAACGG CTTGAAGCGATGGGATTTGAGAGAGCATTGGTGTTGGAAGTGTTCTTTGCGTGCAACAAGAATGAAGAGTTGGCTGCAAACTATCTTCTAGATCACATGCATGAATTCGAGGAATAA
- the RAD23C gene encoding Rad23 UV excision repair protein family (RADIATION SENSITIVE23C (RAD23C); FUNCTIONS IN: ubiquitin binding, proteasome binding; INVOLVED IN: proteasomal ubiquitin-dependent protein catabolic process, nucleotide-excision repair; LOCATED IN: nucleus; EXPRESSED IN: 22 plant structures; EXPRESSED DURING: 13 growth stages; CONTAINS InterPro DOMAIN/s: Heat shock chaperonin-binding (InterPro:IPR006636), Ubiquitin-associated/translation elongation factor EF1B, N-terminal (InterPro:IPR000449), UV excision repair protein Rad23 (InterPro:IPR004806), Ubiquitin-associated/translation elongation factor EF1B, N-terminal, eukaryote (InterPro:IPR015940), Ubiquitin (InterPro:IPR000626), XPC-binding domain (InterPro:IPR015360), Ubiquitin supergroup (InterPro:IPR019955), UBA-like (InterPro:IPR009060); BEST Arabidopsis thaliana protein match is: Rad23 UV excision repair protein family (TAIR:AT5G38470.1); Has 42093 Blast hits to 23907 proteins in 1708 species: Archae - 163; Bacteria - 9780; Metazoa - 10471; Fungi - 4857; Plants - 6883; Viruses - 1548; Other Eukaryotes - 8391 (source: NCBI BLink).), whose amino-acid sequence MKIFVKTLKGTHFEIEVKPEDSVVDVKKNIESVQGADVYPAAKQMLIHQGKVLKDETTIEENKVAENSFIVIMMNKSKPASAAASSASAGTSQAKSIPPSTSQPSISPQTPASVSAPVAPAPTRPPPPAPTPTPAPVAATETVTTPIPEPVPATISSSTPAPDSAPVGSQGDVYGQAASNLAAGSNLESTIQQILDMGGGTWDRETVVLALRAAFNNPERAVEYLYTGIPEQAEVPPVARPPASAGQPANPPAQTQQPAAAPASGPNANPLDLFPQGLPNVGGNPGAGTLDFLRNSQQFQALRAMVQANPQVLQPMLQELGKQNPNLMRLIQDHQADFLRLINEPVEGGGESGNLLGQMAAGMPQPQAIQVTHEEREAIERLEAMGFERALVLEVFFACNKNEELAANYLLDHMHEFEE is encoded by the exons atgaagatattTGTGAAAACTCTCAAGGGGACTCACTTCGAGATCGAAGTAAAACCCGAGGATTCG GTTGTTGATGTGAAGAAGAACATAGAGAGTGTGCAGGGCGCAGATGTGTATCCTGCTGCAAAACAGATGCTTATTCACCAAGGTAAAGTGCTTAAAGATGAGACAACTATTGAGGAAAACAAAGTTGCTGAGAACAGTTTTATTGTCATTATGATGAACAAG AGTAAACCTGCTTCAGCTGCAGCATCTAGTGCATCTGCTGGCACATCGCAG GCCAAGTCGATACCTCCCTCAACATCACAGCCTTCAATTTCCCCTCAGACTCCAGCTTCTGTATCAGC ACCAGTGGCACCTGCACCAACACGTCCACCACCACCTGCACCGACACCGACACCTGCACCTGTAGCTGCAACTGAAACTGTGACTACCCCTATACCTGAACCTGTACCTGCTACTATATCATCAAGCACTCCTGCACCAGACTCAGCTCCTGTGGG AAGTCAAGGTGATGTTTACGGACAAGCAGCATCAAATCTAGCCGCTGGAAGTAATTTAGAGAGTACCATTCAGCAGATTCTTGACATGGGTGGAGGAACCTGGGATCGTGAGACTGTTGTCCTTGCACTTCGTGCTGCATTTAACAACCCTGAAAGAGCTGTGGAATATCTTTATACT GGGATCCCTGAGCAAGCTGAAGTTCCACCAGTTGCCCGTCCTCCAGCTAGTGCCGGACAGCCTGCAAATCCTCCAGCACAGACTCAACAACCTGCAGCAGCACCCGCAAGTGGTCCTAATGCAAATCCGTTAGATCTCTTCCCACAG GGCTTGCCAAATGTTGGAGGAAATCCTGGTGCTGGAACACTTGACTTCTTGCGCAACAGCCAACAG ttCCAAGCTCTGCGAGCAATGGTGCAAGCAAACCCTCAAGTTCTGCAG CCCATGCTTCAGGAACTGGGAAAACAGAACCCAAACTTGATGCGGTTGATTCAAGACCACCAAGCTGACTTCTTACGCTTAATCAATGAACCCGTTGAAGGAGGGGGAGAAAG TGGCAACCTCCTTGGCCAAATGGCGGCGGGAATGCCACAGCCACAGGCGATTCAAGTCACACATGAGGAACGTGAAGCCATTGAACGG CTTGAAGCGATGGGATTTGAGAGAGCATTGGTGTTGGAAGTGTTCTTTGCGTGCAACAAGAATGAAGAGTTGGCTGCAAACTATCTTCTAGATCACATGCATGAATTCGAGGAATAA
- the RAD23C gene encoding Rad23 UV excision repair protein family (RADIATION SENSITIVE23C (RAD23C); CONTAINS InterPro DOMAIN/s: Ubiquitin-associated/translation elongation factor EF1B, N-terminal, eukaryote (InterPro:IPR015940), Ubiquitin-associated/translation elongation factor EF1B, N-terminal (InterPro:IPR000449), Ubiquitin (InterPro:IPR000626), Ubiquitin supergroup (InterPro:IPR019955), UBA-like (InterPro:IPR009060); BEST Arabidopsis thaliana protein match is: Rad23 UV excision repair protein family (TAIR:AT5G38470.2); Has 35333 Blast hits to 34131 proteins in 2444 species: Archae - 798; Bacteria - 22429; Metazoa - 974; Fungi - 991; Plants - 531; Viruses - 0; Other Eukaryotes - 9610 (source: NCBI BLink).), translating into MKIFVKTLKGTHFEIEVKPEDSVVDVKKNIESVQGADVYPAAKQMLIHQGKVLKDETTIEENKVAENSFIVIMMNKSKPASAAASSASAGTSQAKSIPPSTSQPSISPQTPASVSAPVAPAPTRPPPPAPTPTPAPVAATETVTTPIPEPVPATISSSTPAPDSAPVGSQGDVYGQAASNLAAGSNLESTIQQILDMGGGTWDRETVVLALRAAFNNPERAVEYLYTGIPEQAEVPPVARPPASAGQPANPPAQTQQPAAAPASGPNANPLDLFPQGLPNVGGNPGAGTLDFLRNSQQV; encoded by the exons atgaagatattTGTGAAAACTCTCAAGGGGACTCACTTCGAGATCGAAGTAAAACCCGAGGATTCG GTTGTTGATGTGAAGAAGAACATAGAGAGTGTGCAGGGCGCAGATGTGTATCCTGCTGCAAAACAGATGCTTATTCACCAAGGTAAAGTGCTTAAAGATGAGACAACTATTGAGGAAAACAAAGTTGCTGAGAACAGTTTTATTGTCATTATGATGAACAAG AGTAAACCTGCTTCAGCTGCAGCATCTAGTGCATCTGCTGGCACATCGCAG GCCAAGTCGATACCTCCCTCAACATCACAGCCTTCAATTTCCCCTCAGACTCCAGCTTCTGTATCAGC ACCAGTGGCACCTGCACCAACACGTCCACCACCACCTGCACCGACACCGACACCTGCACCTGTAGCTGCAACTGAAACTGTGACTACCCCTATACCTGAACCTGTACCTGCTACTATATCATCAAGCACTCCTGCACCAGACTCAGCTCCTGTGGG AAGTCAAGGTGATGTTTACGGACAAGCAGCATCAAATCTAGCCGCTGGAAGTAATTTAGAGAGTACCATTCAGCAGATTCTTGACATGGGTGGAGGAACCTGGGATCGTGAGACTGTTGTCCTTGCACTTCGTGCTGCATTTAACAACCCTGAAAGAGCTGTGGAATATCTTTATACT GGGATCCCTGAGCAAGCTGAAGTTCCACCAGTTGCCCGTCCTCCAGCTAGTGCCGGACAGCCTGCAAATCCTCCAGCACAGACTCAACAACCTGCAGCAGCACCCGCAAGTGGTCCTAATGCAAATCCGTTAGATCTCTTCCCACAG GGCTTGCCAAATGTTGGAGGAAATCCTGGTGCTGGAACACTTGACTTCTTGCGCAACAGCCAACAGGTATAa
- the LBD41 gene encoding LOB domain-containing protein 41 (LOB domain-containing protein 41 (LBD41); CONTAINS InterPro DOMAIN/s: Lateral organ boundaries, LOB (InterPro:IPR004883), Asymmetric leaves, AS2/LOB (InterPro:IPR017414); BEST Arabidopsis thaliana protein match is: LOB domain-containing protein 40 (TAIR:AT1G67100.1); Has 601 Blast hits to 600 proteins in 23 species: Archae - 0; Bacteria - 0; Metazoa - 0; Fungi - 0; Plants - 601; Viruses - 0; Other Eukaryotes - 0 (source: NCBI BLink).), with translation MRMSCNGCRVLRKGCSEDCSIRPCLAWIKSPEAQANATVFLAKFYGRAGLMNLINAGPNHLRPGIFRSLLHEACGRIVNPIYGSVGLLWSGNWQLCQDAVEAVMKGEPVKEIATDAATIGQGPPLKIYDIRHISKDDNSAAAATGSTDLKLAKTRRAKRVSTVAIQAESEGKSDEASHDSSLSHQSEIVAAHEGESKESESNVSEVLAFSPPAVKGSGEIKLDLTLRLEPVSRAYHVVPVKKRRIGVFGTCQKESTCKTELML, from the exons ATGCGGATGAGCTGTAATGGATGCAGAGTTCTTCGGAAAGGGTGTAGTGAGGATTGTAGTATAAGGCCGTGTTTGGCTTGGATCAAATCGCCTGAAGCGCAAGCTAACGCAACTGTCTTTCTCGCCAAGTTCTATGGCCGTGCTGGACTCATGAACCTCATCAACGCCGGTCCCAATCACCTTCGTCCTG GGATTTTCCGATCGTTGTTGCACGAAGCTTGTGGGAGGATTGTGAATCCGATCTATGGTTCGGTGGGTTTGTTGTGGTCGGGGAATTGGCAGCTTTGTCAAGACGCCGTGGAGGCTGTGATGAAAGGAGAACCGGTCAAAGAGATCGCCACAGACGCTGCGACGATCGGCCAAGGTCCGCCTCTTAAGATCTACGACATCCGACATATCTCCAAGGATGATAACTCTGCCGCCGCGGCTACTGGCTCAACCGATTTGAAACTTGCGAAAACTCGCCGTGCTAAGCGGGTCTCCACCGTCGCGATACAGGCGGAATCGGAGGGAAAGTCTGACGAGGCTAGTCACGATTCGTCGTTGAGTCATCAGTCTGAAATAGTGGCTGCTCATGAAGGAGAGAGCAAGGAATCCGAGAGCAATGTCTCTGAGGTTTTGGCATTCTCGCCTCCGGCTGTGAAGGGCTCCGGCGAGATAAAGCTTGACCTAACTTTAAGGCTCGAACCGGTGTCACGTGCGTATCATGTGGTACCTGTTAAGAAGAGAAGGATCGGCGTGTTTGGCACGTGTCAGAAGGAGAGCACGTGTAAGACTGAGCTTATGCTCTAA
- a CDS encoding uncharacterized protein (unknown protein; BEST Arabidopsis thaliana protein match is: unknown protein (TAIR:AT5G16110.1); Has 130 Blast hits to 130 proteins in 18 species: Archae - 0; Bacteria - 0; Metazoa - 0; Fungi - 0; Plants - 130; Viruses - 0; Other Eukaryotes - 0 (source: NCBI BLink).) codes for MNHCSLQQNAFLSREESRGFVPIYSHPVDSVVCPKPRRANNVIRPFRLHFSLSGADDVCDSKAGEDLLDIFRRKESVSSRSPPFFLGSPPSRAANPLAQDARFGDEKLNTVSPSLSPLLPSASRVKSGCGRMKFGVKPATVRVEGFDCLNRDRPNSSIPAMA; via the exons ATGAATCATTGTAGCCTTCAGCAGAATGCATTCTTGTCTCGTGAAGAATCGAGAGGATTTGTTCCTATCTATTCTCATCCAGTGGACTCTGTTGTTTGCCCTAAGCCCCGTCGTGCAAACAACGTTATTCGTCCCTTTAGATTACATTTTAG TCTTTCAGGAGCTGATGATGTATGTGATTCTAAAGCCGGGGAAGATCTTTTGGACATATTTCGTAGAAAg GAATCAGTATCATCTAGATCACCCCCATTTTTCCTTGGGTCTCCCCCTAGCCGAGCAGCAAACCCGTTAGCTCAAGATGCACGCTTTGGAGATGAGAAACTCAACACTGTCTCACCCTCACTCTCCCCTCTTCTCCCATCTGCATCTCGTGTTAAAAGTGGTTGTGGTAGAATGAAGTTTGGGGTGAAACCAGCAACTGTTAGAGTAGAAGGGTTTGATTGCTTGAACAGGGACCGCCCAAACTCAAGTATCCCTGCCATGGcctag
- a CDS encoding Ribosomal protein S7e family protein (Ribosomal protein S7e family protein; FUNCTIONS IN: structural constituent of ribosome; INVOLVED IN: translation; LOCATED IN: cytosolic small ribosomal subunit, cytosolic ribosome, chloroplast, membrane; EXPRESSED IN: 23 plant structures; EXPRESSED DURING: 16 growth stages; CONTAINS InterPro DOMAIN/s: Ribosomal protein S7e (InterPro:IPR000554); BEST Arabidopsis thaliana protein match is: Ribosomal protein S7e family protein (TAIR:AT5G16130.1); Has 785 Blast hits to 785 proteins in 311 species: Archae - 0; Bacteria - 0; Metazoa - 354; Fungi - 147; Plants - 160; Viruses - 0; Other Eukaryotes - 124 (source: NCBI BLink).): MYSGQNKIHKDKGVAPTEFEEQVTQALFDLENTNQELKSELKDLYINQAVQMDISGNRKAVVIYVPFRLRKAFRKIHLRLVRELEKKFSGKDVIFVATRRIMRPPKKGSAVQRPRNRTLTSVHEAMLEDVAYPAEIVGKRTRYRLDGTKIMKVFLDSKLKNDTEYKLETMVGVYRKLTGKDVVFEYPVIEA, translated from the exons ATGTATTCGGGTCAGAACAAGATCCACAAGGATAAGGGTGTTGCACCAACAGAGTTTGAAGAGCAAGTTACTCAG GCTTTGTTTGACTTGGAGAACACCAACCAGGAGTTGAAAAGCGAGTTGAAAGATCTCTACATTAACCAAGCTGT TCAGATGGATATTTCTGGCAACCGCAAAGCTGTTGTGATCTACGTTCCATTCAGGCTGAGGAAAGCTTTCCGCAAGATTCATCTTCGTCTGGTCAGAGAGCTTGAGAAGAAGTTCAGTGGAAAAGATGTGATCTTTGTTGCTACCAGAAGAATCATGCGCCCACCAAAGAAAGGCTCAGCTGTTCAGAGACCACGCAACAGAACTCTTACTTCTGTCCATGAAGCCATGCTCGAGGATGTCGCTTACCCTGCTGAGATTGTAGGAAAGAGAACCAGATACCGTCTTGATGGCACCAAGATCATGAAG GTATTTTTGGATAGTAAGCTAAAGAACGACACTGAGTACAAGCTGGAGACAATGGTGGGTGTGTACAGGAAACTTACAGGGAAAGATGTAGTTTTCGAGTACCCAGTCATAGAAGCTTGA
- the MEE31 gene encoding Mannose-6-phosphate isomerase, type I (MATERNAL EFFECT EMBRYO ARREST 31 (MEE31); CONTAINS InterPro DOMAIN/s: Mannose-6-phosphate isomerase (InterPro:IPR016305), Cupin, RmlC-type (InterPro:IPR011051), Mannose-6-phosphate isomerase, type I (InterPro:IPR001250), RmlC-like jelly roll fold (InterPro:IPR014710), Phosphomannose isomerase, type I, conserved site (InterPro:IPR018050); BEST Arabidopsis thaliana protein match is: Mannose-6-phosphate isomerase, type I (TAIR:AT1G67070.1); Has 2386 Blast hits to 2370 proteins in 810 species: Archae - 2; Bacteria - 1207; Metazoa - 570; Fungi - 215; Plants - 91; Viruses - 0; Other Eukaryotes - 301 (source: NCBI BLink).), with amino-acid sequence MEIATVVKANGGCEADRRRLRRLRCSVKDYDWGKIGSDSLVYRVYAANSDYEIDPTRPYAELWMGTHESGPSYLEDADGSNGVTLRSWITENPKSLGNRVLEKWGCDLPFLFKVLSVARPLSIQAHPDKKLAKKMHKAHPNLYKDDNHKPEMALAYTQFEALCGFIPLQELKSVIRAIPEIEELVGSEEANQVFCITEHDEEKVKSVVRTIFTLLMSADADTTKKIVSKLKRRLHMESQERQLTDKERLVLKLEKQYPNDIGVISAFFFNYVKLNPGEALYLGANEPHAYLFGECLEVMATSDNVVRAGLTSKPLDIQTLCSMLSYKLGYPEILKGTRIRPYITRYLPPFEEFEVDLCDLPSGASTVFPSVPGPSLLLVLQGEGRMSTEASADGISMGDVLFVPADTEIHLRSSSDLKLYRAGINSRFLFPL; translated from the exons ATGGAGATCGCTACTGTCGTAAAGGCTAATGGCGGTTGTGAAGCGGATCGACGACGGCTTCGCCGATTGAGATGCTCTGTTAAGGATTACGATTGGGGCAAAATTGGATCGGATTCACTCGTTTACAGGGTTTATGCGGCGAATTCAGATTACGAGATCGATCCTACACGACCTTACGCCGAGCTATGGATGGGGACTCACGAGTCTGGTCCGAGTTACTTGGAGGATGCTGATGGATCCAATGGCGTGACCCTTAGATCCTGGATcaccgaaaaccctaaatctcttGGAAATAGGGTTTTGGAGAAATGGGGTTGCGATCTCCCCTTTCTGTTCAAG GTGTTGTCGGTGGCAAGGCCGTTGTCGATTCAAGCACATCCAGATAAGAAATTAGCAAAGAAAATGCACAAAGCTCATCCTAATCTTTATAAAGACGACAATCACAAACCAGAGATGGCTTTGGCCTATACTCAATTCGAGGCTCTCTGTGGCTTTATACCTCTTCAG GAGCTTAAGAGTGTCATTCGAGCTATTCCGGAGATTGAAGAACTTGTTGGGAGTGAAGAAGCAAACCAAGTTTTCTGTATCACTGAACATGATGAGGAAAAAGTGAAATCTGTTGTCCGAACAATCTTCACCCTGCTAATGTCTGCTGACGCCGatacaacaaagaaaattgTATCCAAATTAAAACGCCGACTGCATATGGAGAGTCAG GAACGCCAATTGACAGACAAGGAACGGCTGGTTTTGAAGCTAGAGAAGCAATATCCAAATGATATTGGAGTGATATCTGCATTCTTCTTCAACTATGTGAAGCTCAATCCTGGCGAAGCCTTGTATCTTGGTGCAAACGAGCCCCACGCATACTTATTCGGTGAGTGCCTTGAGGTCATGGCGACTTCAGACAATGTAGTACGAGCTGGCCTCACTTCCAAGCCTCTGGATATTCAAACACTTTGTTCAATGCTCTCTTATAAACTG GGATATCCGGAAATCCTGAAGGGAACAAGGATTCGACCATACATAACAAGATACCTGCCGCCTTTCGAAGAGTTTGAAGTTGATCTGTGTGATCTTCCCAGTGGAGCCTCGACGGTGTTTCCCTCTGTTCCAGGCCCTTCTCTTCTGCTTGTACTCCAAGGTGAAGGAAGAATGTCTACAGAAGCATCAGCCGATGGGATTTCAATGGGAgatgttttatttgttcctGCAGATACCGAGATTCACTTGAGGTCTTCATCTGACTTGAAGTTGTACAGAGCAGGAATCAACAGtaggtttttgtttcctctatAG